The following are from one region of the Salvia hispanica cultivar TCC Black 2014 chromosome 1, UniMelb_Shisp_WGS_1.0, whole genome shotgun sequence genome:
- the LOC125197899 gene encoding uncharacterized protein LOC125197899, with product MDARACEEERKLQLQELEELRLESFDSAMWYKEKTKMWHDKNLRTKNLQVGQKVLLFQSRLKLMPVKLKSKWAGPYIITALRANGAVEISGSIPNSEPFVVNGHRLKIYRENKEMCVVLIDQVKL from the exons ATGGATGCTAGGGCctgtgaagaggaaaggaagctGCAGCTACAAGAGCTGGAAGAACTCAGATTAGAGTCGTTTGActcagccatgtggtacaaggagaaaacaaagatgtggCACGACAAAAATCTGAGAACCAAGAATCTCCAAGTTGGTCagaaagtactactcttcCAGTCGAGATTGAAGTTAATGCCTGTGAAACTCAAGTCAAAATGGGCAGGACCTTACATTATCACTGCACTACGTGCTAATGGAGCGGTTGAGATTTCAGGGAGTATCCCTAACTCTGAACCTTTTGTCGTCAATGGGCATAggttaaaaatatatagggaaaatAAAGAGATGTGTGTAGTGCTTATTGACCAG GTAAAACTTTAA